From one Streptomyces sp. R41 genomic stretch:
- a CDS encoding isopenicillin N synthase family dioxygenase has product MTTNTSSQHQRQHQYQQLPIIDLSAADRGPQARALLHAQLHSAAHDVGFFQLVGHGVSEAETAALLDAMRRFFALPEVDRLAIDNINSPHFRGYTRTGDELTGGSRDWRDQLDIGAERAARTPGPGEPAYWWLEGPNQWPDALPELRVAALAWIDRLSAVAARLLRELLVAIGAPGDFYEPIFGERAHPHLKLVRYPGSAGDGGDQGVGAHKDYGFLTLLLQDQVGGLQVQREDGLFHDVPPLPGAFVVNLGELLEVATNGYLIATNHRVVSPAGATERFSVPFFYNPRLDARVEPLPFPHASAAPGVTTDPANPLFAEYGRNELKGKLRAHPLVAARHHAELLTPA; this is encoded by the coding sequence ATGACGACGAACACGTCTTCTCAGCACCAGCGGCAACACCAGTACCAGCAGCTTCCGATCATTGATCTCTCCGCGGCCGACCGCGGTCCCCAGGCCCGTGCACTGCTGCACGCGCAGTTGCACAGCGCCGCGCATGACGTGGGGTTCTTCCAGCTCGTCGGGCATGGCGTGAGTGAGGCGGAGACCGCCGCTCTGCTCGACGCCATGCGTCGGTTCTTCGCGCTTCCCGAAGTCGATCGGCTCGCGATCGACAACATCAACTCGCCGCATTTTCGGGGGTATACGCGTACCGGCGACGAGCTGACGGGAGGGAGTCGGGACTGGCGGGATCAGCTCGACATAGGGGCTGAGCGGGCTGCTCGGACACCTGGGCCGGGTGAGCCGGCGTACTGGTGGCTTGAGGGGCCGAATCAGTGGCCGGATGCCTTGCCGGAGCTGCGGGTCGCCGCGCTGGCCTGGATCGACCGGCTCAGTGCCGTCGCGGCACGGCTGCTGCGTGAGCTGCTCGTCGCCATTGGTGCGCCCGGCGACTTCTACGAGCCGATCTTCGGGGAGCGGGCTCATCCGCATCTGAAGTTGGTGCGGTATCCGGGGAGTGCGGGGGACGGCGGCGATCAGGGTGTCGGCGCGCACAAGGACTACGGGTTTCTGACGCTGCTGCTGCAGGACCAGGTGGGTGGGCTTCAGGTGCAGCGGGAGGACGGGCTGTTCCATGACGTGCCGCCGCTGCCGGGGGCCTTCGTCGTCAATCTGGGTGAGCTGCTGGAAGTGGCCACCAATGGTTATTTGATCGCCACCAATCATCGGGTGGTGAGTCCGGCCGGGGCCACCGAGCGGTTCTCCGTGCCCTTCTTCTACAACCCCCGGCTCGACGCGCGGGTCGAGCCGTTGCCCTTCCCGCACGCGTCCGCCGCGCCCGGGGTGACGACGGATCCGGCGAATCCGCTCTTCGCCGAGTACGGCAGGAATGAGCTGAAGGGCAAGCTGCGGGCGCATCCGCTGGTCGCCGCCCGTCATCACGCGGAGCTGCTCACGCCCGCGTGA